From Hydra vulgaris chromosome 07, alternate assembly HydraT2T_AEP, a single genomic window includes:
- the LOC136082729 gene encoding uncharacterized protein LOC136082729, translating into MQVRPRKTPKLNFAAISLQELVKWKNEGELCLEITKEKKTSYTKKDIEIAVIKVKNHGFTIRKASKMYNIPLGTLHKKVKLGDQVPKKHGGQTRLDSKIENLFVQTIIHMTDWRVPFDSLDIRLLVKSYCDKVKINDARFKNNMPRVDWVQSFIKRHCLTNRVADNVKHSRAVVNEETVNKYFDNLYLDLKDIPRENIYNYDETNITDNPGSKSVIVRRGHGNRVDKKQKYSKQSTSLMFSGNAIGEFLPPMVVYKAKNLYQGWTQGGPPGTVYDITPNGWFDSRTFTRWFMEIYLPVAISKAGTTLLIGDNLGFLFSPEVIEATIQHNIKFITMPSNATHLCQPLDVAVFRGLKQSWRSILLKWRLESRIEGAIPKEHQPTLLNKLNNTLRPEALISGFRATGIYPMDKTEVIKRL; encoded by the exons atgcaagttCGACCAAGAAAAACACCTAAACTGAACTTTGCAGCAATTTCTCTTCAAGAGCTAGTTAAATGGAAAAACGAAGGA GAACTATGCCTCgaaattacaaaagaaaagaaaacaagcTACACAAAAAAAGACATAGAAATAGctgtaattaaagtaaaaaaccaTGGATTTACCATAAGGAAGGCTTCAAAAATGTACAATATTCCATTAGGAAcattacataaaaaagtaaagcTTGGGGATCAAGTTCCTAAAAAGCATGGCGGACAAACCAGACTTGatagtaaaattgaaaatttatttgtccAAACAATTATTCATATGACTGACTGGAGAGTACCATTTGATTCGTTGGACATAAGACTTTTAGTCAAATCTTATTGTGATAAAGTGAAGATAAATGACGCTCGATTCAAAAATAATATGCCTAGGGTAGATTGGGTTCAGTCTTTCATAAAGAGACATTGTTTAACAAATAGGGTTGCAGACAATGTGAAACATAGTAGAGCCGTGGTAAACGAAGAAAccgttaacaaatattttgataatttgtacCTAGACTTAAAGGATATACCTCgagaaaatatttacaactatGATGAGACCAATATAACAGATAATCCAGGGTCCAAATCCGTTATTGTTCGTCGTGGCCATGGAAACCGtgttgataaaaaacaaaaatattcaaagcaGTCGACCAGTTTAATGTTTTCTGGCAATGCTATCGGAGAGTTTTTGCCGCCCATGGTTGTTTATAAAGCAAAGAATCTTTACCAGGGTTGGACTCAAGGTGGACCACCTGGAACTGTTTATGACATCACTCCTAATGGGTGGTTTGATAGTAGAACATTTACTAGATGGTTTATGGAAATATACTTACCTGTTGCTATTTCAAAAGCCGGAACAACATTGTTAATTGGGGATAATCTTGGTTTCCTTTTTTCTCCTGAAGTTATTGAAGCCACGATTCAACATAACATCAAGTTTATAACAATGCCCTCAAATGCAACTCATCTCTGTCAACCACTAGATGTTGCTGTATTTAGAGGATTAAAGCAGTCGTGGAGGAGTATTCTTTTGAAGTGGAGATTAGAAAGTCGTATCGAAGGAGCAATCCCGAAGGAACACCAACCtacgcttttaaataaattgaataacaCTTTGCGGCCAGAAGCTTTGATTAGCGGATTTCGAGCAACGGGGATCTACCCTATGGACAAAACAGAGGTTATAAAACGCCTTTAA